The following coding sequences are from one Thermodesulfobacteriota bacterium window:
- a CDS encoding Calx-beta domain-containing protein yields the protein MADTQTVLTQTMTAAKTAFLAAMGQNAAPADAAEAAVKAMQASLKSILGEIPEGFLQMKAEAMAQFSQALNSGMSAESAFNSALEKLSAMLVDTDFGGLLDTGNQPVTLDDIQSISREIDGTLSLDDRGLDGPLGHPHQNGYLDLRDLGGRWKGWEGPRFGEGRDEGRQGDRTVGDELEDYWPIIDEGGGTGPEPPEQASFSIRTDMASVTENNAGVTEYTFTVTRSGNVSGTNQVSWSVAGSGDHPADNNDFNGLLMPSGALTFAPGETTKTITVEILGDLAVEFDETFIVTLSDPTGPNAEIVTASAEGTIINDDAILPPGETAFSIAVTGAASQNEADTGETTVYTFTITRAGDTDTEQTVNWAVEGSGTNPANADDFGGALPGGVVTFAAGETTKTITVDVTGDLTIEEDESFDVRLFNPSGGAQIAIATATAIIVNEDTPTTVTGPCFPCVGQMVTYATAPATFTMAGHPNCDLMRAQLTNTAGAVNSYNINMDGSACNDFLFANLHGTGSVNNNTLNLLGSLSSDAIQVSMRASGITTGFWGWTSAGVNSNTINIDAGACNDSITVRMQADAVASNTGATTAAVSGANASINYNNINLIGGTGNDTIALSMEADAQAFAQASSAASSASAYAYYAYASIYSNNIVMSGSAGNDTLSAQLAASARVTAVANGSGYAYGSAYYAYASVYSNNVMMLGGAGNDLLALTMTADAYIYADASIVNGYGTATAYYGYAYVYNNAITMTGGDGNDSLSALLAASAKASGIVYGGPGASMATAYVYTAYASVYGNDVFMLAGAGNDTLSLMLSADAQLFASGVNLSGSVSYLTGYYAYAYVTDNSIVMTGGSGSDNLTAHLAASARMTALALAKNYNYAYAIASYASASVYNNDLFMGGGTGNDTLAVMLSADASVYASASGGASSVTALAYYAYAYVNSNNITMTGGSGSDNLTAMLAASARATATAIGRTYATNVYASGYTAYASVNSNNIIMAAGSGNDTLALMLTADAALMEYAVNSRSATTVSAYAYYAYAYVSSNNITMTGGNGFDTLTAMLAASARATAIAEGGLNNASYVYAYASYATAYVYSNTVRMLAGSGTEADTLSVSLQANASGYARAADASYSVSAYAYYAYAYVSYNDITMTAGAGSDNLTALLAATARLTAIADGGANADYAYAYAYTASASITYNNIYMFAGGKFDGDDTLSLSLLANATMYASASVPNGYSAYVSNYGYVDADIDYNTIFMTAGDGNNSLTALLQASAKNTAIAYAGNTSASYAYAYAYYASASISSNSVVMVAGSGDDTLSLSMLADASIYAEAAGSAYYVSAGAWYAYAYVYSNNITMTAGAGNDSLSAMLMANAQATGYAQGASNASYVYGYAGTGYASVGYNNLYMNGSDGNDTLTAMMAASAKVSAVAEQAGPSAYYVYAYAYYAYVSANYNNVFMGGGTGYDTLSLTLSADASVYADASAAGTAYYVSAYAYTAYVEVNYNGITMTGGTGNDSLTAMLAASNREVAIARAGSSASYVYAYVYANPYAQVNSNNIVMAAGSGDDTLSLSLSADVYMLASASMGGGGTGAGTGSAWASAYYAYASVNYNNITMTGGAGNDSLALLLAASAKGSAIAYGGPSASYAYVYAYYDTAEVSNNTINMLGGAGAGDDTLSVRLLADVGIYAEASGSADYVSAWNYYAYASVDYNTIVMTAGNGNDVLTAQLAANAGNTALAIANNGTGSEEYAYAYAYTAYAYVYSNDVIMLGGSGNDRLSVMLSADAAVLGSASMSGGMTNSAYGSAYYAYAYMGYNDITMTGGAGNDSLTAMLGVSAKGSAIAYNMGESAYYAYAYAYYASAYGSYNNVFMGAGTGTDTLTLRITAQADLYASAFGVSASYVSVYAYYAYAGVGYNGVMMSGGAGDDSMSVLLAASAQNSAIAKAGWWPGNDYAYAYGYSAYGYIYSNDVFMAGMAGNDTLGVNMIAQASLLGSASALGGVSNSAFASAYYAYAYVNYNDITMTGGAGADSLSALLSASAKGSAIAYNGGTSASYAYAYAYYGYASVDYNGIVMDGGTGTDTLSLTMLADVSLYAGARAVDATYVSAWAGYAYAYVYSNTATMAGGSGNDHLTAKLAAQAVNSAVAYGGSGVSYAYASAYTAYAQVYGNDICMYGATGTDTLALTLSADAVAFASVSGWAQNAVTASIYYAYAYVSSNVINMTGSAGYDSLTALLAANARASAIAMGAGATSASAFMYTALATVYNNNIFMGGMTGADTLSLNLSASATGNANALANGYSASAQALAYATAYVSNNTAVMTGAGGMDTLSLTMKAAAAAQATAAAYGTVESASAYAYAGISNNVINMIGGTGNDTLTLNMTASATASAAGASTNVLASANILTNHVMMSGGSGADTMNLTVNQAGTTGGFLNNAFTLVGGSGNDNINLYINATSAAGNTVDIYAGAGNDTISITADASDAAFIFRFAGTTELGDWINGLTSAHNFNLSFLNAAFNGNTAAGVLTSNCFLAGTTAATANDFFIWNSANNVLYYDPDGANVTNAKTVVAMFDANVGLTHGDITFY from the coding sequence ATGGCAGATACTCAGACCGTTTTAACCCAAACCATGACCGCCGCTAAAACCGCTTTCCTCGCAGCCATGGGCCAGAATGCTGCTCCCGCCGATGCGGCTGAAGCCGCCGTTAAGGCCATGCAGGCGTCGCTGAAGAGCATACTCGGAGAGATCCCGGAGGGGTTTCTGCAGATGAAAGCAGAGGCCATGGCTCAATTCAGCCAGGCATTGAACAGCGGCATGTCTGCTGAAAGTGCCTTCAACAGCGCCCTGGAAAAGCTGTCCGCGATGCTGGTCGACACCGATTTCGGCGGTCTGCTGGATACGGGTAACCAACCGGTGACCTTGGATGATATCCAGAGCATTTCCCGCGAGATCGATGGGACATTGAGCCTGGATGACCGCGGTCTGGACGGACCTCTGGGGCACCCCCATCAGAACGGCTACCTTGACCTTCGTGATTTAGGCGGGAGATGGAAGGGCTGGGAAGGCCCCCGATTCGGAGAAGGCCGTGACGAAGGCCGCCAGGGCGACAGAACCGTTGGTGATGAACTAGAGGACTACTGGCCGATTATAGATGAAGGCGGCGGCACCGGACCTGAGCCACCGGAGCAGGCCTCCTTTTCCATTCGAACCGATATGGCGTCGGTTACGGAAAACAACGCCGGTGTCACCGAATATACGTTTACGGTCACCCGGAGCGGAAATGTCAGCGGCACCAATCAGGTGAGCTGGAGCGTGGCCGGCAGCGGCGATCATCCGGCCGACAACAATGATTTCAACGGTCTGCTAATGCCCAGCGGCGCCCTGACCTTTGCGCCGGGCGAAACCACCAAGACCATCACCGTGGAAATCCTGGGAGACCTGGCGGTCGAGTTTGATGAAACGTTTATCGTTACCCTCTCCGACCCGACCGGGCCCAATGCGGAAATAGTAACGGCATCGGCTGAAGGCACAATTATTAATGATGATGCCATCCTTCCCCCCGGCGAGACGGCTTTTTCCATTGCCGTAACCGGCGCCGCATCCCAGAACGAAGCCGATACCGGCGAGACCACCGTTTACACCTTCACCATCACCCGTGCCGGCGATACCGACACGGAACAGACGGTTAACTGGGCCGTGGAAGGAAGCGGAACCAATCCGGCCAATGCCGATGATTTCGGCGGCGCCCTGCCGGGCGGCGTGGTCACCTTTGCCGCCGGCGAAACCACCAAGACCATCACGGTGGATGTGACCGGCGACCTGACGATAGAAGAGGATGAAAGTTTTGACGTCCGGCTTTTCAACCCCTCCGGCGGCGCCCAGATCGCCATCGCGACCGCCACGGCCATCATTGTCAATGAGGACACGCCGACCACCGTCACCGGTCCCTGTTTCCCCTGTGTGGGGCAGATGGTGACGTACGCCACCGCGCCGGCGACCTTTACCATGGCCGGTCATCCTAACTGCGACCTCATGCGCGCTCAACTGACGAACACCGCTGGTGCCGTCAACAGCTATAACATCAACATGGATGGATCGGCCTGTAATGATTTTCTTTTTGCCAACCTCCATGGCACGGGCAGCGTTAACAACAACACGCTCAACCTTCTTGGCAGCTTGAGCAGCGACGCCATCCAGGTGTCCATGCGGGCATCGGGAATTACTACCGGGTTCTGGGGCTGGACCTCAGCCGGTGTTAACAGCAATACCATCAACATCGATGCCGGCGCCTGCAACGATTCTATCACGGTCCGCATGCAGGCCGATGCCGTGGCCAGCAACACTGGTGCGACAACGGCCGCCGTAAGCGGCGCCAATGCCTCCATCAATTATAACAACATAAACCTGATCGGCGGCACCGGCAACGACACCATTGCCCTGTCCATGGAAGCCGATGCCCAGGCCTTTGCACAGGCCTCATCGGCCGCCTCCTCCGCATCCGCCTATGCCTATTATGCCTATGCCTCGATCTATTCAAACAATATTGTCATGAGCGGCAGCGCCGGGAACGACACCCTGTCGGCCCAGCTGGCGGCCTCCGCCAGGGTGACGGCCGTTGCCAACGGCAGCGGGTATGCCTATGGCAGCGCTTATTACGCTTATGCTTCCGTTTACAGCAACAACGTCATGATGCTGGGCGGCGCCGGCAATGACCTTTTGGCTTTGACCATGACGGCCGATGCCTACATTTACGCCGACGCGTCGATAGTCAACGGGTATGGGACCGCCACTGCCTATTATGGCTATGCTTATGTTTACAACAACGCTATCACCATGACCGGCGGGGACGGCAACGACTCCCTGTCTGCCTTGCTGGCGGCTTCCGCCAAAGCGTCCGGGATTGTCTACGGCGGTCCGGGCGCGTCCATGGCGACCGCGTATGTCTATACGGCTTATGCCTCGGTTTACGGCAACGATGTTTTCATGTTGGCCGGAGCCGGTAACGACACCCTGTCCCTGATGCTTTCAGCCGACGCCCAGCTATTCGCCTCCGGCGTCAACCTGTCCGGGTCCGTGTCCTATCTGACCGGTTATTACGCTTATGCTTATGTGACCGACAACAGCATTGTCATGACCGGCGGATCGGGCAGCGACAACCTGACGGCCCATCTGGCCGCGTCCGCCAGGATGACCGCCCTGGCGCTTGCCAAAAACTACAATTATGCTTACGCCATAGCCTCTTATGCCTCCGCTTCCGTTTATAATAACGACCTTTTCATGGGCGGCGGGACCGGCAACGACACACTGGCGGTGATGCTCTCGGCCGACGCCTCGGTTTACGCTTCTGCCAGCGGCGGTGCTTCTTCTGTGACCGCGCTTGCTTATTACGCCTATGCCTACGTGAACAGCAACAACATCACCATGACCGGCGGGTCGGGCAGCGACAATCTGACCGCCATGCTGGCCGCATCCGCCAGGGCCACGGCCACCGCCATCGGCCGTACGTATGCCACCAATGTTTATGCGTCCGGCTACACGGCCTACGCCTCCGTTAATAGCAACAACATCATCATGGCCGCTGGATCCGGCAACGACACTCTGGCCCTGATGCTGACCGCTGATGCCGCGCTCATGGAATACGCCGTCAACTCCCGGTCCGCGACAACGGTTTCCGCCTATGCCTATTACGCCTATGCCTATGTCAGCAGCAACAATATCACCATGACCGGCGGGAACGGTTTTGACACACTGACGGCGATGCTGGCGGCGTCCGCCAGAGCCACGGCCATCGCCGAAGGCGGGCTTAACAATGCCTCATACGTCTATGCCTATGCCTCATACGCCACCGCCTATGTTTACAGCAACACCGTTCGCATGCTGGCCGGCAGCGGCACCGAAGCCGATACCCTGTCCGTGTCTCTGCAGGCCAACGCCTCCGGGTATGCCCGGGCAGCGGATGCTTCCTACAGCGTGTCGGCTTATGCTTATTATGCCTATGCTTATGTCAGTTACAACGATATAACCATGACCGCCGGCGCGGGCAGCGATAATCTGACCGCCCTGCTGGCGGCTACGGCCCGCCTGACCGCCATAGCCGACGGCGGAGCCAACGCCGATTATGCCTACGCCTATGCCTACACGGCCTCGGCCTCCATTACCTATAACAACATTTACATGTTTGCCGGCGGTAAGTTTGACGGAGACGACACCCTGTCTCTGTCCCTGCTGGCCAATGCCACGATGTATGCATCCGCCTCGGTGCCGAACGGATACTCCGCTTATGTCAGCAATTACGGTTATGTGGATGCCGACATTGACTACAACACCATTTTCATGACAGCCGGGGACGGCAACAACTCCCTGACCGCCCTGCTCCAGGCCAGCGCGAAAAATACGGCCATCGCCTATGCCGGCAACACGAGTGCATCGTATGCCTATGCGTATGCCTATTATGCCTCGGCCAGCATTTCGTCCAACAGCGTAGTAATGGTGGCCGGATCAGGCGATGACACCCTGTCCCTGTCCATGCTGGCGGATGCCTCCATCTACGCCGAAGCCGCGGGGTCAGCCTATTATGTTTCCGCCGGCGCCTGGTATGCCTATGCTTATGTTTACAGCAACAACATTACCATGACCGCCGGGGCCGGCAACGATTCCCTGTCCGCCATGCTGATGGCCAATGCCCAGGCCACCGGCTATGCCCAGGGCGCATCAAACGCCTCCTATGTTTACGGTTACGCGGGAACCGGTTATGCTTCGGTCGGCTACAACAACCTTTACATGAACGGATCCGACGGCAATGATACCCTGACCGCCATGATGGCGGCCAGTGCCAAAGTCAGCGCCGTGGCCGAACAGGCCGGCCCCAGCGCTTATTACGTTTATGCTTACGCTTATTACGCCTATGTTTCAGCCAACTACAATAACGTTTTTATGGGAGGAGGTACCGGGTATGATACCCTGTCGCTGACTCTTTCGGCGGACGCCTCCGTGTATGCAGATGCTTCCGCGGCGGGTACGGCCTACTATGTCAGTGCCTACGCCTACACGGCCTATGTGGAAGTAAACTACAACGGCATCACCATGACCGGCGGAACGGGCAATGACTCCCTGACCGCCATGCTGGCGGCCAGCAACAGGGAGGTCGCCATCGCCAGGGCCGGGTCCAGCGCTTCCTATGTTTACGCCTATGTTTATGCCAATCCTTATGCTCAGGTTAACAGCAATAACATTGTCATGGCGGCCGGAAGCGGGGATGACACGCTGTCCCTGTCCCTGTCGGCGGATGTGTACATGCTGGCGTCCGCGTCCATGGGCGGTGGAGGAACGGGGGCGGGAACCGGTTCTGCCTGGGCCAGCGCCTACTACGCCTACGCCTCTGTTAATTACAATAACATCACCATGACCGGCGGCGCCGGTAACGATTCCCTGGCGTTGCTGCTGGCGGCCAGCGCCAAAGGGTCAGCCATCGCCTATGGCGGTCCGAGCGCTTCCTATGCCTACGTCTATGCCTACTATGATACGGCTGAGGTTTCTAATAATACAATAAACATGCTGGGAGGCGCCGGCGCAGGAGACGATACCCTGTCGGTCAGGCTTCTGGCTGACGTGGGCATTTACGCTGAAGCGTCGGGATCAGCCGACTATGTTTCGGCCTGGAACTATTATGCCTACGCTTCCGTGGACTACAACACCATCGTCATGACCGCCGGCAACGGCAACGACGTGCTGACGGCGCAGCTCGCCGCCAACGCCGGAAATACCGCCCTGGCCATTGCCAACAACGGCACCGGCTCGGAAGAGTACGCCTACGCTTACGCCTACACGGCCTATGCCTATGTGTACAGCAACGACGTTATCATGCTCGGCGGCAGCGGCAATGACCGGCTCTCGGTCATGCTCTCGGCTGATGCCGCGGTCCTGGGTTCCGCTTCCATGTCCGGCGGCATGACCAATTCCGCTTATGGCAGCGCCTATTATGCCTATGCCTACATGGGTTACAACGACATCACCATGACCGGCGGCGCGGGCAACGACAGCCTGACGGCCATGCTGGGGGTCAGCGCTAAAGGATCGGCCATCGCATACAATATGGGCGAAAGCGCTTATTATGCTTACGCCTATGCCTACTATGCCTCCGCTTATGGTAGCTACAACAATGTGTTCATGGGCGCGGGCACGGGAACGGATACGCTCACCCTGCGGATAACCGCCCAAGCGGATTTGTATGCCTCAGCCTTCGGGGTTTCGGCCAGTTATGTTTCCGTCTACGCCTATTATGCCTATGCCGGGGTTGGCTACAACGGCGTGATGATGTCCGGAGGGGCGGGTGATGACAGCATGTCGGTCCTGCTGGCGGCCAGCGCGCAGAACAGCGCCATTGCCAAGGCCGGCTGGTGGCCGGGCAATGACTACGCCTATGCCTACGGTTACTCGGCCTATGGGTACATTTACAGCAACGATGTGTTCATGGCAGGTATGGCGGGGAACGATACCCTTGGCGTTAACATGATCGCCCAGGCCTCCCTTTTGGGCTCTGCCTCGGCCCTGGGCGGGGTGAGCAATTCGGCTTTTGCCAGCGCCTACTATGCCTATGCCTATGTCAATTACAATGACATCACCATGACCGGCGGTGCGGGCGCTGACTCTCTCTCGGCCCTGCTTTCGGCCAGCGCCAAAGGATCGGCCATTGCCTACAACGGCGGCACCAGCGCTTCCTATGCTTATGCTTACGCCTATTATGGATACGCGTCCGTGGATTACAACGGCATTGTCATGGATGGCGGAACAGGAACCGACACCCTGTCCCTGACCATGTTGGCGGACGTTTCCCTCTATGCCGGGGCAAGGGCGGTTGACGCCACTTATGTCAGCGCCTGGGCAGGTTATGCCTATGCTTATGTATACAGCAATACCGCGACGATGGCCGGCGGATCGGGCAATGACCATCTGACGGCGAAGCTCGCGGCCCAGGCCGTGAACTCGGCCGTGGCCTATGGCGGTTCCGGCGTATCCTATGCTTACGCTTCCGCCTACACCGCTTATGCCCAGGTGTACGGCAATGATATCTGCATGTATGGCGCTACCGGTACCGATACCCTGGCCCTGACCCTGTCCGCGGACGCGGTAGCTTTTGCCTCTGTGTCGGGTTGGGCGCAGAACGCTGTAACGGCCAGCATCTACTATGCCTATGCCTATGTTTCGAGCAATGTGATCAACATGACCGGCAGCGCCGGGTACGATAGCCTGACGGCCCTTTTGGCGGCTAATGCCAGGGCATCGGCTATAGCCATGGGCGCGGGCGCGACCTCGGCGAGCGCCTTCATGTATACGGCCTTGGCTACCGTTTACAACAACAATATTTTCATGGGTGGCATGACCGGCGCCGACACCCTGTCCCTGAATCTCTCGGCGTCCGCTACTGGAAATGCCAACGCCCTGGCTAACGGATATTCTGCTTCTGCCCAGGCGTTGGCCTATGCTACGGCCTATGTTTCCAATAATACGGCGGTCATGACCGGCGCAGGAGGAATGGATACGCTTTCTCTGACCATGAAGGCAGCGGCAGCCGCTCAGGCCACTGCCGCCGCTTACGGCACGGTGGAAAGCGCCTCGGCCTACGCCTACGCCGGAATCAGCAACAACGTCATCAACATGATAGGCGGAACCGGGAATGATACCCTGACGCTGAATATGACCGCATCGGCCACGGCTTCGGCCGCGGGAGCATCGACAAACGTGCTGGCCAGCGCCAATATCCTCACCAACCACGTAATGATGTCAGGCGGCAGTGGCGCCGATACCATGAATCTGACGGTCAATCAGGCTGGAACTACCGGCGGGTTCCTTAACAACGCCTTTACCCTGGTCGGCGGGTCCGGAAACGATAACATCAACCTGTACATCAACGCCACCTCGGCCGCCGGCAACACCGTTGATATTTATGCCGGAGCCGGCAACGACACCATTTCCATCACGGCCGACGCGTCGGATGCCGCGTTTATCTTCCGGTTTGCGGGCACCACCGAACTGGGCGATTGGATCAACGGCCTGACCTCCGCCCATAACTTCAACCTCTCGTTCCTGAATGCCGCCTTTAACGGGAACACCGCCGCCGGCGTACTGACCTCCAACTGCTTCCTCGCCGGGACCACGGCGGCCACGGCCAATGACTTCTTTATCTGGAATTCGGCCAACAACGTGCTTTATTATGATCCCGACGGCGCCAACGTGACCAACGCCAAGACAGTGGTGGCCATGTTTGACGCCAATGTCGGCCTGACCCACGGAGATATTACTTTCTACTAA
- a CDS encoding TolC family protein, translating to MKKLLLVFLMAGILAVTTAGAEDLNDAITGMLASHDRMAAADADVLAAENAARVALGRWFPNINLTSELGVAREDTQTTDLQDEHMDPALFEAKLTQLLWDFGKTNGEVRKARAGYEKAVAARDNTRQALVLEGVTAYLKLKQAEEQLAYALKSEDSIKKQANMENTRISAGQGYSTDALQAKAQLLGAEARLTRVEGLLQGAKNRAQNVFNRPADEIAGLTMGGSVTGLLPSTLEEAIDVSLQNSPELKVANNMVQQAEEQYKASKADAYYPVINGVLDYNYKNDYGAIDPIRQESLAFVEVKYDFDLGFTSLNSARSAKESYRAAVKNRDDLKNEVVENVRNAWQNVLTADKNAKLLRDQADIVAQFLDLAKKERKLGRRSLLDVLSAEVSLINAQSDAAAAEADVTIHAYSLLKSMGKL from the coding sequence ATGAAAAAGTTATTACTGGTTTTCTTGATGGCGGGTATTCTGGCGGTAACTACCGCGGGCGCTGAAGATTTGAACGACGCTATTACAGGCATGCTGGCTTCCCATGACCGCATGGCCGCGGCCGATGCCGATGTCCTTGCGGCCGAGAATGCCGCCAGGGTGGCGCTGGGCAGATGGTTCCCCAATATCAACCTGACCAGCGAACTGGGCGTTGCTCGTGAAGATACACAGACAACCGATCTGCAGGACGAGCATATGGATCCCGCGTTGTTTGAGGCGAAGCTGACTCAGCTCCTCTGGGACTTCGGCAAAACCAACGGCGAAGTCAGAAAAGCCAGGGCCGGATATGAAAAGGCCGTTGCCGCCAGGGATAACACCCGGCAGGCGTTGGTGTTGGAGGGGGTCACGGCCTATCTGAAACTCAAACAGGCCGAAGAACAGTTGGCTTATGCCCTCAAGTCCGAGGACAGCATCAAGAAACAGGCCAACATGGAAAATACCCGGATATCCGCCGGCCAGGGCTATTCAACGGACGCGCTTCAGGCAAAAGCTCAACTCCTCGGCGCCGAAGCCAGGTTGACCCGGGTGGAAGGCCTTCTTCAGGGCGCGAAAAACAGGGCTCAGAACGTATTCAACCGCCCGGCCGATGAGATCGCCGGGCTGACCATGGGTGGCTCGGTAACCGGTCTTCTTCCTTCTACTCTTGAAGAGGCGATCGATGTTTCCCTGCAGAACAGCCCGGAATTGAAAGTGGCCAACAACATGGTGCAGCAGGCTGAAGAACAGTACAAAGCCAGCAAGGCCGATGCTTATTATCCGGTCATCAACGGCGTTCTGGACTACAACTACAAGAACGATTACGGCGCAATCGATCCGATCAGGCAGGAAAGCCTGGCCTTTGTCGAAGTCAAATATGATTTTGACCTGGGCTTTACCTCACTTAATTCTGCCCGTTCCGCCAAGGAAAGCTACCGGGCTGCCGTGAAAAACCGTGACGATCTGAAGAACGAGGTGGTGGAGAACGTGCGCAATGCCTGGCAGAACGTGCTGACCGCCGACAAAAATGCGAAGCTGCTCAGGGATCAGGCCGATATCGTGGCCCAGTTCCTGGATCTAGCCAAAAAAGAGCGTAAGCTGGGCAGAAGATCGCTCCTCGATGTTTTGAGCGCCGAAGTCTCGCTGATCAACGCCCAGAGCGACGCGGCCGCGGCTGAAGCGGATGTGACAATTCACGCATACAGCCTGCTCAAGTCCATGGGCAAGCTGTAA
- a CDS encoding metalloregulator ArsR/SmtB family transcription factor: MKIFVKVMKALSDGNRVKMLKMLQRRTMCVCEIRTVLGLAQSTASKHLKILEDAGLIKSSKEGLWVNYRLSDGGDSPYAASMLGNLRYWLDEDEAVKELVKRLPDIRREDVCRL, from the coding sequence ATGAAAATTTTCGTCAAAGTAATGAAGGCATTGTCAGATGGCAACCGGGTCAAAATGCTAAAAATGCTTCAGCGTCGGACAATGTGCGTCTGTGAAATCCGGACCGTTCTCGGTCTGGCCCAGTCAACCGCCAGCAAACACCTTAAAATTCTGGAAGATGCTGGTTTAATTAAATCTTCAAAAGAAGGGCTGTGGGTCAATTACCGGCTGTCCGATGGCGGTGACAGCCCCTATGCAGCCAGCATGCTTGGTAATTTAAGGTACTGGCTGGATGAAGACGAAGCCGTGAAGGAACTGGTCAAGCGTCTGCCGGACATCAGGCGCGAGGATGTCTGCCGCCTGTAA
- a CDS encoding YeeE/YedE family protein, protein MIPLRADANWKRVTLAVLIALSTLSIYSALTGLWVLTAIPIGFLFGFFLEKADLCGSSAFSEMILMKDRQKFLGICLVIVVSMIGFSILSVAGWIKLSPKPLIWANYITGGVLFGVGIVLAGGCVSGCLFKTAQGNLNSMAGLAGIPLGVAAVLHGPLQGFNKFLEHFVINNADGSAVTFSSVTGLPYWLLAVLFGLIVVVVAGILRKKKAARSSAIKWAEMPVLQRIITRPWKPWQAGIAIGILACFAYLSSAASGRNYPLGVTHGVLHAELLLTDAPLKHVYTPPPPAAPIGNGAVPVTANTGAPTKKVSWWLILEVTALVAGAYTSAKLSNKIRFIPRPPEQTVTAFFGGLLLGAGAAIAGGCVVGNIMSGVALMSVGNVLFMVTVVLANWATTWFYLMGGGLFKS, encoded by the coding sequence ATGATACCGCTTCGAGCTGATGCAAACTGGAAACGGGTAACGTTAGCCGTGCTGATTGCTTTGTCCACTCTTTCCATTTATAGCGCGTTAACCGGCTTGTGGGTTCTGACGGCGATACCGATCGGTTTTTTATTCGGTTTTTTTCTGGAAAAGGCCGATCTCTGTGGATCTTCGGCCTTCAGTGAAATGATCCTGATGAAGGACCGGCAAAAATTTTTGGGCATCTGCTTGGTCATTGTGGTCAGCATGATCGGTTTTTCGATTCTGTCCGTTGCCGGGTGGATCAAACTTAGCCCCAAACCACTGATTTGGGCCAATTATATCACGGGAGGGGTGCTCTTCGGAGTCGGTATCGTGCTGGCCGGGGGCTGTGTTAGTGGATGCCTGTTTAAAACCGCCCAGGGGAACCTGAACTCCATGGCCGGTCTGGCTGGAATCCCTCTGGGCGTAGCAGCGGTGCTGCACGGGCCGCTTCAGGGCTTCAATAAATTTCTGGAGCATTTTGTCATCAACAATGCCGACGGGTCCGCCGTGACCTTTTCATCCGTCACAGGCCTGCCATACTGGCTGCTGGCCGTGCTGTTCGGCCTCATCGTTGTCGTTGTCGCGGGTATTTTGAGAAAAAAGAAAGCGGCTCGTTCCAGCGCCATAAAATGGGCGGAGATGCCCGTTCTGCAACGGATCATCACCCGCCCCTGGAAGCCCTGGCAGGCGGGCATCGCCATCGGCATTCTGGCCTGCTTTGCTTATCTGTCTTCCGCCGCCAGCGGCAGAAATTATCCCCTGGGCGTCACCCACGGGGTTTTACACGCCGAACTCCTGCTAACCGACGCACCGCTGAAACACGTTTATACGCCCCCGCCGCCTGCTGCTCCCATCGGAAATGGAGCTGTACCTGTAACGGCAAACACAGGGGCTCCGACCAAAAAGGTTTCCTGGTGGCTGATCCTGGAAGTAACGGCGCTCGTGGCCGGAGCGTATACCAGCGCGAAGCTGTCCAACAAAATCAGATTTATACCCCGGCCGCCGGAGCAAACGGTTACCGCGTTTTTCGGCGGGCTTCTGCTGGGCGCGGGGGCCGCCATCGCCGGGGGCTGCGTGGTGGGCAACATCATGAGCGGCGTCGCCCTGATGAGCGTCGGCAACGTCTTATTTATGGTTACGGTCGTCCTGGCCAACTGGGCGACGACATGGTTTTACCTGATGGGCGGCGGACTGTTCAAATCATGA